In a single window of the Fibrobacter sp. UWB15 genome:
- a CDS encoding LysM peptidoglycan-binding domain-containing protein produces the protein MAGCANKPDMTPKVETADSTETESFSERALKEKISDSLAIRPSWTYYQYALQAMDNQEWLLARHYLDESLRQLVSERFDSTYKNVSAAEDSAYRIKMPLRIVRALDEVYPNVAEMGQNIDNYTRNDVSIEGIDALDESAADSAALQVIESFLDTLDVSQFTLPVSFNERVLQEIYYMTTSARAFMAGSLNRKTAYDSLIYAQLDAAKMPRDLIYLALVESGFKVKAYSRAKASGMWQFIPETGKRYGLEVDYWVDMRRNPEKATMAALKYLNRLHDEFGDWLLAMAAYNCGEGRVRRLVREMQEDTTRDSTIAVTYWDLELPKETMRYVPRILAAMVVGHYPEQYEMTVEQTYQPDFDTVTVFDSFPLEEVAKLLKVSEDTLRTLNMELVKWCTPPNKDSYLLRLPVGTRAAFVDGYDKMEKNNFSSWHHHKVRKGENLGVIARQYGIKVSELQQANDMKNTRIRAGQSLLIPIKVTPKPKANRGKKPVKVRTYVVQPSDNIAAVARKFGISQDSVRSWNSLDAAAVIKEGDTLVVSKPEPKPQVEKSRPKMAKGEKYVVREGDTFAAIAETFDVPVVMLMQANEGFNRRLSVGDSLVIPEYVRKKAEKKSTKSENKSAAAKPKSSSEKTSVYTVQPGDNLTNIARKFGTSVAKIQELNNMGSSSSLSVGQKLKVAGTAQEAQIKIHTVKKGEGLWDISRQYKVTIEEIVKWNDLQDTKIKVGEKLKIKQ, from the coding sequence ATGGCGGGTTGTGCGAATAAGCCCGATATGACGCCCAAGGTTGAAACAGCAGATTCCACAGAAACAGAATCTTTTTCGGAACGTGCTCTCAAGGAAAAAATTTCGGATTCTCTTGCCATTCGCCCGTCCTGGACTTATTACCAATACGCTTTGCAGGCCATGGACAACCAGGAATGGCTTTTGGCTAGGCATTACCTGGACGAATCCTTGAGGCAGTTGGTTTCGGAAAGGTTCGATTCCACCTACAAGAATGTCTCTGCGGCCGAAGATTCCGCCTACCGAATCAAGATGCCGCTCCGCATTGTGCGTGCTCTTGACGAAGTGTACCCGAACGTGGCCGAAATGGGGCAGAATATTGACAACTATACGCGAAACGATGTCTCTATCGAAGGTATTGATGCTCTCGACGAAAGTGCTGCCGACAGCGCCGCCCTCCAGGTCATCGAAAGTTTCCTGGATACTTTGGACGTGTCGCAATTTACGCTTCCCGTGAGTTTCAACGAACGCGTGCTCCAGGAAATCTACTATATGACGACTTCGGCTCGCGCTTTCATGGCGGGCTCCTTGAACCGCAAGACCGCTTATGATTCGCTGATATACGCCCAGCTCGATGCTGCCAAGATGCCTCGCGACCTGATTTATCTCGCTTTGGTGGAATCGGGCTTCAAGGTCAAGGCTTACAGCCGTGCCAAGGCTTCGGGCATGTGGCAGTTTATTCCCGAAACGGGTAAGCGCTACGGCCTAGAGGTGGACTACTGGGTGGATATGCGCCGCAATCCCGAAAAGGCGACGATGGCTGCCCTCAAGTACTTGAATCGCTTACACGATGAATTTGGCGACTGGCTTTTGGCGATGGCGGCCTACAACTGTGGCGAAGGCCGCGTGCGTCGCCTGGTTCGAGAAATGCAGGAAGACACGACACGCGACTCGACAATCGCCGTTACCTATTGGGACTTGGAACTGCCCAAGGAAACCATGCGCTATGTGCCCCGTATATTGGCTGCCATGGTGGTCGGTCATTATCCGGAACAGTACGAAATGACGGTGGAACAGACGTATCAGCCCGATTTCGATACGGTGACGGTGTTCGACTCCTTCCCGCTCGAAGAAGTGGCTAAGCTTTTGAAGGTCTCCGAAGATACGCTACGTACCTTGAACATGGAACTGGTCAAGTGGTGTACGCCGCCGAACAAGGATTCCTACTTGTTGCGTTTGCCGGTAGGGACTCGCGCCGCCTTTGTAGATGGCTACGACAAGATGGAAAAGAACAACTTCTCCAGCTGGCACCACCACAAGGTCCGTAAGGGAGAAAACCTGGGCGTGATTGCTCGCCAGTACGGTATCAAGGTGTCTGAACTGCAACAGGCCAACGACATGAAAAACACCCGCATTCGTGCGGGCCAGTCCCTGCTGATTCCAATCAAGGTCACTCCGAAGCCCAAGGCTAATCGCGGCAAGAAACCCGTAAAGGTTCGTACCTATGTGGTCCAACCCTCGGACAATATTGCAGCTGTCGCCCGCAAGTTCGGCATTTCCCAAGATTCCGTCCGCTCCTGGAATTCCCTGGATGCCGCCGCCGTTATCAAGGAAGGCGACACCTTGGTGGTCTCTAAACCTGAACCGAAGCCTCAGGTCGAAAAGAGCCGCCCGAAAATGGCCAAGGGCGAAAAGTACGTTGTTCGCGAAGGGGATACCTTTGCGGCAATCGCCGAAACCTTTGACGTCCCGGTGGTCATGCTCATGCAGGCCAACGAGGGCTTTAACCGCCGTCTTTCGGTGGGCGATTCTTTGGTGATTCCCGAATACGTGCGCAAGAAGGCCGAAAAGAAGTCTACAAAGAGTGAGAACAAGTCCGCTGCCGCAAAGCCGAAGTCTTCTAGCGAAAAGACCTCTGTTTATACGGTGCAGCCAGGGGACAACCTCACGAATATAGCCCGCAAGTTCGGCACCTCAGTGGCAAAGATCCAGGAACTGAACAATATGGGCAGCTCCTCTAGTTTAAGCGTTGGGCAGAAACTGAAAGTTGCCGGTACCGCTCAAGAAGCGCAGATCAAGATTCATACCGTTAAAAAAGGCGAGGGTCTCTGGGACATCTCTCGCCAATATAAGGTGACCATCGAAGAAATCGTCAAGTGGAACGATTTGCAGGACACCAAAATTAAGGTCGGTGAAAAGCTGAAAATCAAGCAGTAA
- a CDS encoding thrombospondin type 3 repeat-containing protein, translating to MRKLFAAFCLMSMPVLAQVGIVRSTSGIHAPSAKTNPQGNLYISGAFEMASDGNTLSMNDGYTDSKGNFTELDNNTPSNDETFFVSFAVLDNLELGFSLPVHYEGKINNTDLDGIGLGDLQFSAKGSIPVNEWFNLGLSGEILFPTGSTKKGFRPRHRWYIKSDNDAYAFTANNAATNINVHFSFDWRHYLVFNGYTGILNDLQDKDKYFLWGAGVNVFPEKTITLILEASGETPFRSTRWGDHFLNSPFRITPGLRVNLPRQSYLTISGDIGFHYFKELDTEDALQVNLKSGKENIFYPMAGSPELGIAITLSKIFDFSWSDDDHDGVIDRKDMCPNTIRGQVVNPRGCPVDEDLDGVLNIVDLCPATPMGLVVDYNGCPLDQDSDGVADYLDKCPNTTAGFAVDSIGCTLDTDGDGIDDNNDKCNDSPKNEHVGKDGCPLDQDHDGITNDLDQCPDTPEGISIDKHGCPLDFDGDGVPDDLDKCPNSKLGEQVGESGCHLDTDKDGVPDTKDECADTPEGVLVNILGCRIDQDGDGIFDEEDKCPGTPEGAPTDSLGCPLDSDGDGIADWADLCPGTQDQAIIDDSGCPTNPRQNFNVFAKQIHFKGHDTLLVNSSYTALNDIVHHMRQFPVNLEIQCAASDASGENANRISNERAQFIYNYLVKKGISKDRLKFQGFGKKLPPTLIQKNGSTDAVRFVPSRQWDVDSRK from the coding sequence ATGAGAAAGCTGTTTGCCGCATTTTGCCTAATGTCCATGCCGGTCCTCGCACAGGTCGGCATCGTAAGGTCTACCAGCGGCATTCATGCACCTTCGGCAAAGACGAATCCTCAAGGCAACCTGTACATTTCGGGCGCCTTCGAAATGGCTAGCGACGGAAACACCTTGAGCATGAACGACGGCTATACCGATTCTAAAGGAAACTTTACCGAACTCGACAACAACACGCCTTCTAACGACGAAACCTTTTTCGTGAGTTTTGCGGTCTTGGACAACCTGGAACTCGGATTTTCGCTACCGGTCCACTACGAAGGCAAAATCAACAATACGGACTTGGATGGAATCGGTCTCGGAGACCTGCAATTTTCTGCCAAGGGCTCTATCCCTGTAAACGAATGGTTCAATCTGGGACTCAGCGGTGAAATCCTGTTCCCCACGGGGTCCACAAAAAAAGGCTTCCGCCCGAGACACCGCTGGTATATCAAGAGCGACAACGACGCCTACGCATTCACCGCGAACAACGCGGCCACCAACATCAATGTCCACTTTTCGTTCGACTGGAGACATTACCTGGTTTTCAACGGCTACACCGGCATCTTGAACGATCTCCAGGATAAGGACAAGTATTTCCTCTGGGGTGCAGGCGTCAACGTTTTCCCCGAAAAAACCATCACCCTCATTCTCGAAGCATCTGGCGAAACCCCCTTCCGTTCAACCCGCTGGGGCGACCATTTCTTGAACAGCCCCTTCAGAATCACCCCCGGTCTGCGAGTCAATCTCCCCCGTCAAAGCTACCTGACCATTTCGGGTGATATCGGCTTCCATTACTTCAAGGAGCTGGACACCGAAGACGCCTTGCAAGTCAACCTGAAATCCGGAAAAGAAAACATCTTTTATCCCATGGCAGGTTCACCGGAACTGGGAATCGCCATTACCTTGAGCAAGATTTTCGACTTTAGCTGGAGCGACGACGACCACGACGGCGTTATCGACCGCAAGGACATGTGCCCCAACACCATCAGGGGACAAGTGGTCAACCCCCGCGGATGCCCCGTGGACGAAGACTTGGACGGCGTTCTGAACATTGTTGACCTATGCCCCGCTACCCCGATGGGACTGGTGGTAGACTACAACGGCTGCCCCTTGGACCAGGATAGCGACGGCGTGGCAGACTACTTGGACAAATGCCCCAATACCACTGCAGGCTTCGCCGTAGATTCCATCGGCTGTACACTGGACACCGATGGCGACGGAATAGACGACAACAACGACAAGTGTAACGATTCGCCGAAAAACGAGCACGTGGGCAAAGACGGCTGCCCCCTGGATCAGGACCACGACGGCATTACCAACGACTTGGACCAATGCCCCGACACGCCCGAAGGCATCTCTATTGACAAGCACGGTTGCCCGCTGGACTTCGATGGCGACGGCGTCCCTGACGATTTGGACAAATGCCCCAACAGTAAGCTCGGCGAACAAGTCGGCGAATCGGGCTGCCACTTGGATACCGATAAAGACGGTGTTCCCGACACCAAGGACGAATGTGCCGACACTCCCGAAGGCGTCTTGGTCAATATTCTCGGTTGCCGCATAGACCAAGACGGTGACGGAATCTTTGACGAAGAAGACAAGTGCCCGGGCACCCCCGAAGGTGCCCCCACCGACAGCTTGGGCTGCCCGCTGGATTCTGACGGTGACGGTATTGCCGACTGGGCCGACCTGTGCCCCGGCACCCAAGACCAAGCAATCATCGACGATTCTGGCTGCCCCACCAACCCCAGACAGAACTTCAACGTATTCGCCAAGCAAATCCACTTCAAGGGCCACGACACGCTGCTGGTGAATTCCAGCTACACCGCCTTGAACGACATCGTACACCACATGCGGCAATTCCCCGTGAATCTGGAAATCCAGTGCGCCGCCAGCGATGCCTCCGGCGAAAACGCCAACCGCATTTCTAACGAACGTGCCCAGTTCATTTACAACTACCTGGTAAAGAAAGGCATCAGCAAAGACCGCCTCAAATTCCAGGGATTCGGCAAGAAACTGCCCCCTACCCTTATCCAGAAGAACGGCAGCACTGACGCGGTTAGATTTGTTCCTAGTAGGCAGTGGGATGTAGACAGTAGGAAGTAG
- a CDS encoding peptidylprolyl isomerase, whose translation MKIADKTVVQMHYTLTSDEGKVIDSSEGREPLQYIQGAHMIVVGLEKAMVGHEVGDKFDVKVIPSEGYGEYNEEMTQEVPLDVFQGVDKVVEGMMFYAQTPAGPMPIRVKSVSEKTAVIDANHELAGQNLNFAIEVVSVRKATEEELNPQGHHCCCGGKGEGDHECKCGEEGHECECGGEGHGHKENCDGNGGCGCPNHDKHHGK comes from the coding sequence ATGAAGATAGCCGACAAGACTGTTGTCCAGATGCACTACACCCTGACCTCCGACGAAGGCAAGGTCATTGATTCTTCCGAAGGCCGCGAACCGCTGCAGTACATTCAGGGCGCTCACATGATCGTGGTCGGTCTCGAAAAGGCCATGGTCGGCCACGAAGTCGGTGACAAGTTCGACGTCAAGGTGATTCCGTCCGAAGGCTACGGCGAATACAACGAAGAAATGACCCAGGAAGTCCCGCTGGACGTTTTCCAGGGTGTCGACAAGGTGGTCGAAGGCATGATGTTCTATGCACAGACTCCGGCCGGCCCGATGCCGATCCGCGTGAAGTCCGTTTCTGAAAAGACCGCCGTGATCGACGCTAACCACGAACTCGCCGGCCAGAACCTGAACTTCGCTATCGAAGTCGTTTCTGTGCGCAAAGCCACCGAAGAAGAACTCAATCCGCAAGGTCACCACTGCTGCTGCGGAGGCAAAGGCGAAGGCGATCACGAATGCAAATGCGGCGAAGAAGGCCACGAATGCGAATGTGGCGGAGAAGGCCATGGTCACAAGGAAAACTGCGACGGCAACGGCGGCTGCGGCTGCCCCAACCACGACAAGCACCACGGCAAGTAA